A window of Candidatus Nitrosotenuis uzonensis genomic DNA:
GCTTGGAGAGCTTTCTTAGTATTATTGATGATAACTCATCAAATGCTTTTGATAAATCATAATTGGTAGTAGAAAAGCTGTCTCTCTTGGTCGGGGTTGCTATGAGTGTTGAGACCTCATAGTTGTATCTGCTACCAGTGCCATGTAATTTTTTCACATATACTCTTGCCTCCAGAATGTCCGGATATACTTTGGCTAATCTGTCAAGTGTTTTTGTGAATTTGCGAGTGATTATATCAGAGTTGTCCTCTGCTGGCATTCCCACCACAAACAATGGAACGGCGCTCTTTTGTTTTGTGACAAGCAAATTTAGAATATCCCTGTAAGTGATTATACCCTGCAGGCCAGAACGCAGTGTCACAAGGCAGAACGTGGTATTTGCGTGGAGCATTGTACTAAGAACTGTACTTAGGTCATCAAGTGGTGAGCAACTTGCCATCCTGTTTGTCCCAAGATTCCCAACGGAGGATTCCAAGTTTCGTATCTTCTTTGCTCCAATGTCTTTTTTGCCAACGCGCTCCCGTGGAAGAATTGTCTTGAGTAGATGGTATGACGTCAGTACTTGAGAGACTTCGTTATTGTTGACCACCGGCAAGTGATCAATTCTCTTGTCAGTCATTATTCTCCTTGCAGTGCTAAGCGGGGTCTGCTTGTCAATCACTATTGGATTTGGTGTGAAGAACTGGTTTGCCTTTATCCATTTATTGTCAAGCTCAGAGATCAGTTTTAAGATGCTCTTTGATTCCACTATTCCTACCACCTGATCGCCTTTTACCACAGGAGCAGATCTTATTCGGTTATGTGTAATAATGCGTACGGCCTCTTCAACGGTGCTATTTTCAGATAGGCTTGAAACTGTGTTGAAAAACGGCTCTACGCTCATGCGCGTTATGTCTTTACTTTGTAGAAGATCGCGAATGTTTACGTTAAATGTTGCGTTGTTTTTCCTACAAAAGGCATCAAACGTATTGGAACCGGCCATATTAGAAATTACTTGAGAGACCTTCATTGTGGGCTCTATTACAGTAGCCTTGCTCACGATGGAGTTGATTTTTTCTCTCATTATCTTGTGCATATGTTCGTGAATTACATCAAGACTCATTGTTGAACTACGATCATATTATTAATAAATTAAACAAGTAATACAATTTCCAATACTGATATTCAGACAAAATGTTATTCTATCTAGGTTTTGCCGATATAATGAAGGCAATGAAGTTAAAAAATTCCAGTCTTGATCAAATACTGAGGAATTCGATCACAGTGCAACAGAATTCTACATTGCTTGAGGCAAGAGATGTTTTGCTAAGGCACAAGCTGAGCAGACTGCCCGTCGTTGATTCTAATGGAAGACCGGTAGGCATGATCACAGAAAAAGACTTTGTTAGAACAATATACGAGTATGGAGGCAGATCAATTGAGAAGATCCTAGTAAGAGATTTTATGTCAAAAAACCTGATAACTGTAAAAAGATCTGACACCGTTTATGATTGTGCAAAGCTTATGAGCGGCAATAAGATCAGTTCGATTTTGGTTTTAAATGATGATGGCAAGCTTGCAGGCATTGTGACAAAGACAGACCTAGTCTCCATATTCTTGACACGTGCTACAAGTTCTTTGTCCGTTTCCGAGATTATGACCCCCCATGTGATCACCGTTATGCCTGCAGATTCGCTTTTACTAGTAGAAAGCCTTCTTGTAAAACACAAAATCTCACGAATAGTTGTGGAAAGGAACAAACGGCCTGTAGGCATTATAACAAACAGAGATTTTCTGCCTGCAAAGATGCCCAGATGGATAAGGCAGTTTGCCGATCCTAAAGAGGTTGAAGAATACAGGCTCAATCCAAAGCCGGATGAATTTAGGATGAACCAGCTTTCCTATATTTTGTCATTCAGAGCAGAGGACATAATGACTGCAAATCCGATCACTGTTGGTGCCTCAGAAGACGTCTCCGTTGCCGCCTTGTTGATGATAAGAAATGGCATAAGCGGGCTTCCAGTAGTAAGCAAGTCCAAGCTTGTGGGAATCATAACAAAATCCGACATAGTAAATGCTATTGCAAAACGTTAAGCCTTATGATACTGTGACCATTCCAACTCGCCATGGGTGTATTGTACAAAAGTAATGGTATACTCCACCTTGATCAAACTTGTGCGTGAATCTCTCGCCTGTCTTTAACGCTTTGCTATTAAACAGTGGTATTACATTACCTTTGTCATCCTGGCTTACTATCGTATGCTCTATGTTATCGTCGTTTATCCAGACTACAGTTGTTCCTCTTTCTATCTCAAGGTTCAGTGGCATGTAAAACCCGACATTTCCTACCTTGGAATTTCCATTTGGTATGACGATATTTGCAACTGATGTCTTTTTCTTGGTTGCTTGTTCCTCCAATACTATGATTTTGTTATCTAAAAGAAATTTTATTGCATTCAGAAACTCCGTTTCAGATATCTTGCCCTCAGCATACCACATTGCAGTATTTTTTACCCACTCTGGTACACGCTCAGCTACAGCGTTAGAATGAGCCGCAAGAATCAGCATTGCGGTTGCAAAAACAAGCATTTTGACAAGATGCAACGGAAAATATTCGTCACATGAAGATATAATTTGGGTGCAAAAATCCAGAGTTGGAAATTACGAGTATGTTATTAAGATAAAGATGGGCGGCTACCCTTCTGAAGCCGATTTTCCGCCATCAATGTTCAGTATTGTGCCCGTAATCCATTTTGCTTCATCGGATGCAAGAAAAACTGCTGCGTTTGAGACATCCGCAGGCTCACCTATTTTGTGAAGAGGTTGTCTTTCTTCTAGTACTTTGCGTGCCTGCTGGTCTTCAAGGTAAGGTTTTATCATGCCTGCGTTGATTATTCCAAGGTTAAGACAGTTACAGCGTATGTTTTTTCTTGCGTATTCTACTGCTATTGATTTGGTGAACATAGAAAGTGCCGCCTTCGTAGCTGAATACACTGCAAGATGTACTTTTGGTATTGCTCGCTCGCTTGATATAGAGCCTATATTTATAATGCAACCGCTCTTGTTATCCAGCATTTTTGGTATGACAGCTTTTGTGACGTTAAATGTACCGACAATATTTGTATTGACAAGATCTGCTATATCAGAGTCCTTCATTTCATGAAAGTGAATTGCATCGTTGATTTTTGCCGCATTATTTATCAGAATATCTATTCTTCCGTATTTGTCAACTACCTGCTCTATCACGCTCAGCGTCTGTGAGTTATCAGTAATATCGCATGTCATGGAAACTGCGGATTCCTTGTTTTTTAATGCAGAGCGGGCCTTTTCCAAGGATGCGATGTTGCGTCCCATCATAACAACTGTGGCACCTTCATCAACGAATTTTTTTGACATATCTGCACCTATGTCACTTGAAGCGCCAGTTATGACGGCTATCTTATTCTTCAATCTCATAATTACTCTAGTATTAATTATCTTAAATCAATTGTGTTTTGGTTCTCAAGTCTGATTTTCGTACTTACTTTACTATTAAAACTGGAACTGGAGACTTGTGGAGTATATAGTTGGAAACACTTCCAAAGAAGAACTCCCTTGCAGCAGTTCTGCCGCGAGAACCCATCACGACAAGGTCAATTTTGTTATTTTTACTTTTGATAAAGCGTAAAATAACATCTGCTGGCGAGCCAAACTCTACAATTTCTGCAAAATCCACTCCTTCTTTTTGACAGTCGGATTTTGCTTTACCAAGCATGCTGAGCGCGTATTTTCTTTCTTCCATCTGAAATGTGAGTGGATCACATATTTGTGCCTCAGTTATTGGAAGCACGTTCACTGCGTAAAAGCCTATGATTTTTGCGTCAAGACCCTTTGCAAGTATTATTGCGGTATCTAGAGCACGAAACGAATTATCAGAACCATCGATCGGAACCAGTATTCTTTTGATCGTGCCCATACTGAAAGGGGTGAAAAATCCTACATAAATAACAGTCAAATTCTCAGTCTTGAGTTTCAGCTATCTAAAATAACAAGTAGCTTTAAGGTGTGTTATCGTGGAAATGCAATACGATTACAAAAATTGGGATGAGATAGAAAAATGTGTTGACTTGCTTGTGGATAAGCTATTCAAGTACAAAGGTAAATTTACTAGTATTTCAACGGTCAGCAGAGGCGGACTAGTTCCTGCAAGATTAGTAGCAGACAGGCTCGATATCAGGCGGATTGTTGTCGACCCAGAGGCAATCCAATCAGACTCGCTGTTTGTTGATGATATTTACGACACGGGAGAGACATTCAGAAGAATGATAGACAGAGCAGATGATCCTGAACATTTAGTGTATGCGACACTTTATGCAAGGACTGGAAAAAATCATCCAAAGCAACTCATATATGCAAAGTTAACAAAAGGCAACGAATACCTCGTTTATCCATGGGACAGATTCGAACACGGTAAAATAGACGGAACTGCAAGCATTTAGTTTGGTTTCATTCGTAGTAGAATCTGCTCTGTTATTTTGGTCATCTCAGAATCAGAGCCCACACTGCACAGCCTTACAACATCTGAGGTAGTGACAATTCCTACTAACCTGTTGTCCTTTACTGCAGGAACTCGGTGAATTTTTCTTGCCTTCATAAGTTGTGCAAGTTCCCATACAGAATCATCTGGGTTTATTACTATGAGCGGTGATGACATTACTTCTTTTACGTTAGTCGAAAGTGGTTTTCCTTTAGAAACAATTCTCCTTACAATATCACGTTCAGTGATTATACCTACGGCAATGCCTTTTTCAAGTACAACAATGGCACCAATCGAAGCATCATCCATCATTTTGGCGGCATCCTGGACAGTCATAGACGAGTCAATTGAGATTACGTTCTTTTTCATGATTTCATTAACTAGTGGCGGGGCCATTGGTTGAATGTGAGCATCTCCAGTTTAAAAGATCAAGACATGATTATCATGAATAGTAAAATCAGACATGACATTCGGGGTAATCTGTTAAATATCGTAATTTCTGATTCAAATTTGGCATGGGCATTCTTGAAAATCTTGACGGGTTTGAGCCAAAAAAGGCAACGGAATCCCTCAATCTTTTGTTGGAAACCAGAAGCAATGAATTCAAAGAGCTTGCTGCAGGCATGGGCATACCCACAACTGCAAAGAACTGGGAGCACATAATTCTGAAATTCTGTCTTGATTTTACTGTCTGTTTTCACACAATGACATCGGTTGAGGGCCCCAATGATACGACAGAGGAAAGCCACAACAAGATTCACCAGTGCATGACGCTGCTAAGGCAGATTGCACATGGCAGAACAAGCATGATCGAGTTTACTCACTTGCAGAATCTTGCCTACTCACTTGCAGAGGAATACAAGACAATATACAAAAGACTCAGATGATCAAGGATATGTTGCCATCTGGCTCTCGATTAGATTACGGTATGCCCACTCAATAAGCTCTTTTTTTGTGTGAGCCCATCTTATATGTCCGGCGTATTCTGTTTTGTCCCTGATGTGTCTTGGATAAGCACCAAGCGGGCATTTTTCAAAATTATCTACAACGTATGCTATCATTGCTTCCCTGTGCGATGCAAGATGCTTTAACCACTGAACTTTTGCAGCATATATAGGTCTTGGATTTGCACAAAAGACACATACGGCTCTGTTGTGCATGCTCATATCTTTACCACTGCATGTTTGCCGCATTAAGAGATTCTTCTGTGGCCTCAAGTCCCAGTGGAGAATCTGAAAGTTCATTTGGATTCAAGGAATAGAATATTTTCGGTACAAACTTGACTAGGTGTGGATTTTTATTTTCTTTGAGTATGCGTTGTCTGTGCTCTCTTGTGAGCCTGTCGATTATTCTAGCAGTTATGTCAGCTCTTGTTTTTTTGTCGATTACAACTTGCACCTTTCCTTTTATTTGGTAACCTCCAAGTCTTTTTTTGTCAAACACTGTAATACTACACCATGGATTTGTTTGAAAGTTCCGATATGTTTTATGTTTGAAAAGCTCAAGCCAGTATATAGTACCATCAGGTGCCAAAAAGAAGGTTGTTCTTGGAGATACATTCGGCATTCCCATCTTGTCAGCAGTCCCCACTACGAATGCCTTTTCTTTCCGGATCAGCTGCTTTATCTTCTCTGGGATTAGAACCATGCTTAGTTGCCCAAATCCAATTGTATTAAGAATAAAATATGATTATCAGTCTTGGTTTTATTTTATTATTAAAACGGAACATAGAGAATGGTTTGCTATTTTTGATGATACCGAGCCTAGAAGGAATTGTAGTACAGCGCCAAGCCCCTTGCTTCCAACCACTATCAGATCCGTTCCATCCGATTTGGAGAATTTTATTACCTCGCTTGCTATATTGCCCTCTTTTGTGACTAATTTTGGCTCAATGCCACATTCTCTTGCTATCTTTTGCGCCCTTTCGAGTGAGGATTTTGCATATTTGCGCAAGATTTTCGTGTATTCTCCTCCCGCCAAAAGATCCGATTTTTTTGTTCTTTCCACCACGTGGATTAATGTTATTTGTGAAGAATATTTTTTTGCAAGATCGCAGGCACGTCTGAGCGCTGCTTCTGAATATTTGGAGCCGTCACAGCATACAAGGATCTTGGAGAAACCAGATACCATACTACAAAATGCGATGAAGCGGATTTAATCATTGTGTAGATTACTAACAAGAAAAGACGAGAATGCAAAAAAGGCATACCGAAGTACACTTTTGAGGTTATCACCCCG
This region includes:
- a CDS encoding CBS domain-containing protein, with translation MSLDVIHEHMHKIMREKINSIVSKATVIEPTMKVSQVISNMAGSNTFDAFCRKNNATFNVNIRDLLQSKDITRMSVEPFFNTVSSLSENSTVEEAVRIITHNRIRSAPVVKGDQVVGIVESKSILKLISELDNKWIKANQFFTPNPIVIDKQTPLSTARRIMTDKRIDHLPVVNNNEVSQVLTSYHLLKTILPRERVGKKDIGAKKIRNLESSVGNLGTNRMASCSPLDDLSTVLSTMLHANTTFCLVTLRSGLQGIITYRDILNLLVTKQKSAVPLFVVGMPAEDNSDIITRKFTKTLDRLAKVYPDILEARVYVKKLHGTGSRYNYEVSTLIATPTKRDSFSTTNYDLSKAFDELSSIILRKLSKRAKRRYKISIRKMV
- a CDS encoding CBS domain-containing protein, which codes for MKAMKLKNSSLDQILRNSITVQQNSTLLEARDVLLRHKLSRLPVVDSNGRPVGMITEKDFVRTIYEYGGRSIEKILVRDFMSKNLITVKRSDTVYDCAKLMSGNKISSILVLNDDGKLAGIVTKTDLVSIFLTRATSSLSVSEIMTPHVITVMPADSLLLVESLLVKHKISRIVVERNKRPVGIITNRDFLPAKMPRWIRQFADPKEVEEYRLNPKPDEFRMNQLSYILSFRAEDIMTANPITVGASEDVSVAALLMIRNGISGLPVVSKSKLVGIITKSDIVNAIAKR
- a CDS encoding cupredoxin domain-containing protein; translated protein: MHLVKMLVFATAMLILAAHSNAVAERVPEWVKNTAMWYAEGKISETEFLNAIKFLLDNKIIVLEEQATKKKTSVANIVIPNGNSKVGNVGFYMPLNLEIERGTTVVWINDDNIEHTIVSQDDKGNVIPLFNSKALKTGERFTHKFDQGGVYHYFCTIHPWRVGMVTVS
- a CDS encoding SDR family NAD(P)-dependent oxidoreductase is translated as MRLKNKIAVITGASSDIGADMSKKFVDEGATVVMMGRNIASLEKARSALKNKESAVSMTCDITDNSQTLSVIEQVVDKYGRIDILINNAAKINDAIHFHEMKDSDIADLVNTNIVGTFNVTKAVIPKMLDNKSGCIINIGSISSERAIPKVHLAVYSATKAALSMFTKSIAVEYARKNIRCNCLNLGIINAGMIKPYLEDQQARKVLEERQPLHKIGEPADVSNAAVFLASDEAKWITGTILNIDGGKSASEG
- a CDS encoding universal stress protein — its product is MGTIKRILVPIDGSDNSFRALDTAIILAKGLDAKIIGFYAVNVLPITEAQICDPLTFQMEERKYALSMLGKAKSDCQKEGVDFAEIVEFGSPADVILRFIKSKNNKIDLVVMGSRGRTAAREFFFGSVSNYILHKSPVPVLIVK
- a CDS encoding phosphoribosyltransferase — its product is MQYDYKNWDEIEKCVDLLVDKLFKYKGKFTSISTVSRGGLVPARLVADRLDIRRIVVDPEAIQSDSLFVDDIYDTGETFRRMIDRADDPEHLVYATLYARTGKNHPKQLIYAKLTKGNEYLVYPWDRFEHGKIDGTASI
- a CDS encoding cyclic nucleotide-binding/CBS domain-containing protein, with product MAPPLVNEIMKKNVISIDSSMTVQDAAKMMDDASIGAIVVLEKGIAVGIITERDIVRRIVSKGKPLSTNVKEVMSSPLIVINPDDSVWELAQLMKARKIHRVPAVKDNRLVGIVTTSDVVRLCSVGSDSEMTKITEQILLRMKPN
- a CDS encoding pyridoxamine 5'-phosphate oxidase family protein; this encodes MVLIPEKIKQLIRKEKAFVVGTADKMGMPNVSPRTTFFLAPDGTIYWLELFKHKTYRNFQTNPWCSITVFDKKRLGGYQIKGKVQVVIDKKTRADITARIIDRLTREHRQRILKENKNPHLVKFVPKIFYSLNPNELSDSPLGLEATEESLNAANMQW
- a CDS encoding universal stress protein, with the translated sequence MVSGFSKILVCCDGSKYSEAALRRACDLAKKYSSQITLIHVVERTKKSDLLAGGEYTKILRKYAKSSLERAQKIARECGIEPKLVTKEGNIASEVIKFSKSDGTDLIVVGSKGLGAVLQFLLGSVSSKIANHSLCSVLIIK